From Homalodisca vitripennis isolate AUS2020 chromosome 1, UT_GWSS_2.1, whole genome shotgun sequence, the proteins below share one genomic window:
- the LOC124355455 gene encoding proline-rich protein 36-like: MVMVVASVNVIRFQSTNTRVIITTTGSIGGCGVVKGNSCPTSPSCSPGAARPVLHALQALSDQSFMLSRRCPTSPSCSPGAVRPVLVGLQALFDQFLVASRRCPTSPSCSPGAVRPVLHALQALSDQSFMLSRRCPTSPSCSPGAARPVLHALQALSDQSLVASRRCPTSPSCSPGAVRPVLGGLQALSDQSFMLSRRCPTSPSCSPGAARPVLHALQALPDQSFMLSRRCPTSPSCSPGAARPVLHALQALSDQSFMLSRRCPTSPSCSPGAARPVLHALQALSDQSFMLSRRCPTSPSCSPGAARPVLHALQALSDQSFMLSRRCPTSPSCSPGAARPVLHALQALPDQSFMLSRRCPTSPSCSPGTVRPVLGGLQALPDQSFMLSRRCPTSPWWPPGAVRPVLHALQALPDQSFMLSRRCPTSPSCSPGAVRPVLHALQALPDQSFMLSRRCPTSPSCSPGTVRPVLHALQALSDQSFMLSRRCPTSPSCSPGAARPVLHALQALSDQSFMLSRRCPTSPSCSPGAARPVLHALQALSDQSFMLSRRCPTSPSCSPGAARPVLHALQALPDQSFMLSRRCPTSSWWSPGAVRPVLHALQALSDQSFMLSRRCPTSSCRSPGVVRPVLGGLQALSDQPL; this comes from the coding sequence ATGGTTATGGTTGTAGCTTCGGTAAACGTGATAAGATTTCAGTCCACTAATACACGGGTTATAATTACAACCACAGGCTCAATAGGAGGGTGTGGGGTGGTCAAAGGGAACTCCTGTCCGACCAGTCCTTCATGCTCTCCAGGCGCTGCCCGACCAGTCCTTCATGCTCTCCAGGCGCTGTCCGACCAGTCCTTCATGCTCTCCAGGCGCTGCCCGACCAGTCCTTCATGCTCTCCAGGCGCTGTCCGACCAGTTCTTGTAGGTCTCCAGGCGTTGTTCGACCAGTTCTTGGTGGCCTCCAGGCGCTGTCCGACCAGTCCTTCATGCTCTCCAGGCGCTGTCCGACCAGTCCTTCATGCTCTCCAGGCGCTGTCCGACCAGTCCTTCATGCTCTCCAGGCGCTGCCCGACCAGTCCTTCATGCTCTCCAGGCGCTGCCCGACCAGTCCTTCATGCTCTCCAGGCACTGTCCGACCAGTCCTTGGTGGCCTCCAGGCGCTGTCCGACCAGTCCTTCATGCTCTCCAGGCGCTGTCCGACCAGTCCTTGGTGGCCTCCAGGCGCTGTCCGACCAGTCCTTCATGCTCTCCAGGCGCTGCCCGACCAGTCCTTCATGCTCTCCAGGCGCTGCCCGACCAGTCCTTCATGCTCTCCAGGCGCTGCCCGACCAGTCCTTCATGCTCTCCAGGCGCTGCCCGACCAGTCCTTCATGCTCTCCAGGCGCTGCCCGACCAGTCCTTCATGCTCTCCAGGCACTGTCCGACCAGTCCTTCATGCTCTCCAGGCGCTGCCCGACCAGTCCTTCATGCTCTCCAGGCGCTGCCCGACCAGTCCTTCATGCTCTCCAGGCGCTGTCCGACCAGTCCTTCATGCTCTCCAGGCGCTGCCCGACCAGTCCTTCATGCTCTCCAGGCGCTGCCCGACCAGTCCTTCATGCTCTCCAGGCACTGTCCGACCAGTCCTTCATGCTCTCCAGGCGCTGTCCGACCAGTCCTTCATGCTCTCCAGGCGCTGCCCGACCAGTCCTTCATGCTCTCCAGGCGCTGCCCGACCAGTCCTTCATGCTCTCCAGGCGCTGTCCGACCAGTCCTTCATGCTCTCCAGGCACTGTCCGACCAGTTCTTGGTGGCCTCCAGGCGCTGCCCGACCAGTCCTTCATGCTCTCCAGGCGCTGTCCGACCAGTCCTTGGTGGCCTCCAGGCGCTGTCCGACCAGTCCTTCATGCTCTCCAGGCGCTGCCCGACCAGTCCTTCATGCTCTCCAGGCGCTGCCCGACCAGTCCTTCATGCTCTCCAGGCGCTGTCCGACCAGTCCTTCATGCTCTCCAGGCGCTGCCCGACCAGTCCTTCATGCTCTCCAGGCGCTGCCCGACCAGTCCTTCATGCTCTCCAGGCACTGTCCGACCAGTCCTTCATGCTCTCCAGGCGCTGTCCGACCAGTCCTTCATGCTCTCCAGGCGCTGCCCGACCAGTCCTTCATGCTCTCCAGGCGCTGCCCGACCAGTCCTTCATGCTCTCCAGGCGCTGTCCGACCAGTCCTTCATGCTCTCCAGGCGCTGCCCGACCAGTCCTTCATGCTCTCCAGGCGCTGCCCGACCAGTCCTTCATGCTCTCCAGGCGCTGTCCGACCAGTCCTTCATGCTCTCCAGGCGCTGCCCGACCAGTCCTTCATGCTCTCCAGGCGCTGCCCGACCAGTCCTTCATGCTCTCCAGGCGCTGCCCGACCAGTCCTTCATGCTCTCCAGGCGTTGTCCGACCAGTTCTTGGTGGTCTCCAGGCGCTGTCCGACCAGTCCTTCATGCTCTCCAGGCGCTGTCCGACCAGTCCTTCATGCTCTCCAGGCGCTGTCCGACCAGTTCTTGTAGGTCTCCAGGCGTTGTTCGACCAGTTCTTGGTGGTCTCCAGGCGCTGTCCGACCAGCCCTTGTAG